The Halogranum gelatinilyticum genome contains the following window.
CGGCGTACGACCAACATCTATCCACAAATCGAAGACCGACCACAAAGCTGCTGTTTTCAAACTCGCCAAGGGAATCACGAAATCGGTGAGCGACGCCGAGACCGAACCCCTGGCTGCTCAGGCGGACTAATCTCTCGTCATCTCCTCGCTGCTCTCAGACCGACCAGCTACGCGTCTTGCTCGTCGTCCACCGTTTCGGGGACGACCTCCGTCGAGAGGGTCTTCAGCGGAATGTTGTCGAGACGCATTCCGATCTCCTTCCGAGCGATGCGACGGGCGTGTTCCTCACGCTCGACGTTGAACACGGTCATCTCCAGTTCGAGCGCGACGAGTGCCTCGTCGGCAGCGATGAACGCCGGCGGGAGCTCCTCGCCGGACTCCGTCTCCCGGTGAGCCATGTCGATCTCGACGTGGTTGAGGTCTGGATTGAGCATCTCCCCCGTCTTCGAGATGGCGATACGGACGGCTTCGTCG
Protein-coding sequences here:
- a CDS encoding DUF555 domain-containing protein, with the protein product MDCRVVVEAAVPVYDVETADEAVRIAISKTGEMLNPDLNHVEIDMAHRETESGEELPPAFIAADEALVALELEMTVFNVEREEHARRIARKEIGMRLDNIPLKTLSTEVVPETVDDEQDA
- a CDS encoding UPF0058 family protein; the encoded protein is MKKQELIHLHGLLAEVQNQCEKWEGDEFPMTEYQNLGVRPTSIHKSKTDHKAAVFKLAKGITKSVSDAETEPLAAQAD